From Vigna unguiculata cultivar IT97K-499-35 chromosome 5, ASM411807v1, whole genome shotgun sequence, the proteins below share one genomic window:
- the LOC114182934 gene encoding uncharacterized protein At2g34160-like yields the protein MEGITEGVNNINITDSYKKNRIQVSNTKKPLFFYVNLAKRYMQQHNEVELSALGMAIATVVTVAEILKNNGLAVEKKITTSTVDIKDDSRGRPVQKAKIEIVLGKTANFDELMAAAAAEDGENGEAEEQNA from the exons ATGGAAGGCATAACAGAGGGAGTGAACAACATCAACATCACCGATTCCTACAAGAAGAATCGGATTCAGGTCTCTAACACCAAGAAGCCCCTCTTCTTCTACGTTAATCTCGCCAAG AGATACATGCAACAGCATAACGAGGTGGAACTTTCAGCACTGGGAATGG CTATTGCCACAGTGGTAACTGTTgctgaaattttgaaaaacaacgGACTTGCTGTGGAGAAGA AAATCACGACATCAACTGTTGACATAAAGGACGATTCTAGAGGCAGACCCGTTCAAAAGGCCAAG ATTGAAATAGTACTTGGGAAAACAGCAAACTTCGATGAATTGAtggctgctgctgctgctgaagACGGTGAAAACGGAGAAGCTGAAGAGCAAAACGCATAA